Within Flavobacterium pisciphilum, the genomic segment TTATTTTATTATTAATAATCTCTTGTTGTTTCCTTCCAAACTCAGTCTTTTTCTTTTTACTATCCTTACCATCAGAATCCTTGCCATCAGAATCCTTACCATCAGAATTCTTATCTTTAGAATCCTTCTTTTTTGGATCTTTCCTAGAAGCTTCTTCCAATCTGGCTTTTAATTTTGAAAATTCAGATTTACTCATTCCTTTTGATAAAATTGCTTCCTCTGCATCATCTATAGTAAGATCTTTCGCTTCTAATTGATTTTTAATTTTACTAATATCACTACCCGACAAATAATCGACCTTAACAGTACTTAGATCTTTAGACTTTAGAATATCCTGAGCTGACATATTTAATGACACCAAAAGAGTAAAAAATAATATTAGTACTGCCGTTATCTTTTTCATAATTAATTTTAAAATAAAATTCATTTAGTTAATCGCTGATTTTGGATTAGAAATTACAATCTTTAAGAATATTGTTTTTTATAATAATCTTTATAAGTTCCTGAAGTTACGTTTTTTAACCACTGTTCATTACTTAAATACCAATTTATGGTTTTCTCAAGCCCTTCTTCAAAAGTTACAGAAGGCTTCCACCCTAATTCTTTATTTATTTTGGAAGCATCAATTGCATAACGCAAATCATGTCCTGGTCTATCTTTTACGTAAGTAATTAATTTTTGTGAAGCTCCTTTATCTCTTCCTAATTTCTCATCCATGATTTGGCACAACAATTTAACCAAATCAATATTCTTCCATTCATTAAAACCTCCAATATTATAGGTTTCATGATTTTTACCTTCATGAAATACTAAATCAATTGCTATAGCATGGTCCTCTACAAATAACCAATCACGCGTATAATTACCATCTCCATATACCGGCAATGGCTTATTATTGATAATATTATTAATAAAAAGTGGAATTAATTTTTCTGGAAAGTGATAAGAACCATAATTATTGGAGCAATTTGTTAAAACATAAGGCAAACCGTATGTTTCTCCGTATGCCCGTACAAAATGATCTGAACTAGCTTTTGAAGCTGAATAAGGTGAATTGGGATCATAAGATGTTTTTTCTGTAAACAATCCTTCAGCGCCAAGCGATCCATAAACCTCATCAGTACTAATATGATAAAACCTTTTCCCTACTTGATTATTTTTCCATTGATTTTTTGCTGCATTCAATAAATTCATTGTACCAATAACATTTGTCTTTACAAATGAAAGAGGATCTTCTATTGAACGATCGACATGAGATTCAGCTGCTAAGTGCAGTACTCCTTCAAATTCATTTTCAGAAAAAAGTTTATTTATAAAAAACTCATCAACTATATCTCCTTTAACAAAGGTATAATTTGGTTCATCTTCAATATCTTTTATATTTTCAAGATTACCTGCGTAAGTTAGTACATCTAAATTAAAAATATGATATTGTGGATATTTCGTCACAAAACGTCTCACTACGTGCGAACCAATAAATCCAGCACCTCCAGTTATAAGTAGTTTTTTCATTTTAATCACTAATTCAATAATTCAGAGTTTTGGCTTTCTAATTCACCATATAAATCTTTCACATCTTGTGAATTTTCTTTTTGCAATATCAAATTCGCTGTATCTGTACATACAAAAATAGTGTTTTTCAATCCTAAAAATGTTGTATATTTATCAGAACCTATTACCATATTCCCATATTTATCAACAAAGTGCCCTTTAGAAATTAAATAATCGTACACTGACTCAAAAGATCCTAAATCTGACCAAGCAAAAGATGCTGGTACTACTTTAATCTTTTTACTACGCTCCATAACAGCATAATCAATACTTATAGAAGGAATATCTAGTGACAAATCTAAATCTAGATTACCATTTATATTTTTCTCCCAAGTTCTTTTAGCCTTTTCATATACTTCAGGCTGATATGCTTTTAATTCATCTAATAGAACACTCGCCTTGAAGCAAAACATTCCACTATTCCATAAAAAATTACCTCTAGCTATAAAATCCTTTGCAGTAACACTATTAGGTTTTTCACGAAAAGAAATTACATCATCTCCTTTTGATTCTATATATCCATAACCAGTTTCTGGTTTTGTAGGTACAATTCCAAAAGTTACAATATAACCTTCTTCTGCTCTAGCAATTGCTTTTTTTATAGCTTCATTATATTGATCCATTTCGTCAATAA encodes:
- the rfbB gene encoding dTDP-glucose 4,6-dehydratase; protein product: MKKLLITGGAGFIGSHVVRRFVTKYPQYHIFNLDVLTYAGNLENIKDIEDEPNYTFVKGDIVDEFFINKLFSENEFEGVLHLAAESHVDRSIEDPLSFVKTNVIGTMNLLNAAKNQWKNNQVGKRFYHISTDEVYGSLGAEGLFTEKTSYDPNSPYSASKASSDHFVRAYGETYGLPYVLTNCSNNYGSYHFPEKLIPLFINNIINNKPLPVYGDGNYTRDWLFVEDHAIAIDLVFHEGKNHETYNIGGFNEWKNIDLVKLLCQIMDEKLGRDKGASQKLITYVKDRPGHDLRYAIDASKINKELGWKPSVTFEEGLEKTINWYLSNEQWLKNVTSGTYKDYYKKQYS
- a CDS encoding mannose-1-phosphate guanylyltransferase — translated: MNTMNSITHVVLTGGIGSRLWPLSRKSMPKQYLEIFEDKSLFEMTVERNANLADKVMVVGNVDNCHLSEKVMNKLGKDYINIVESTPRNTAAAIAFAAFASQPNDILIVTPSDHIIDEMDQYNEAIKKAIARAEEGYIVTFGIVPTKPETGYGYIESKGDDVISFREKPNSVTAKDFIARGNFLWNSGMFCFKASVLLDELKAYQPEVYEKAKRTWEKNINGNLDLDLSLDIPSISIDYAVMERSKKIKVVPASFAWSDLGSFESVYDYLISKGHFVDKYGNMVIGSDKYTTFLGLKNTIFVCTDTANLILQKENSQDVKDLYGELESQNSELLN